A part of Thermococcus sp. SY098 genomic DNA contains:
- a CDS encoding ferredoxin has protein sequence MKVKLDKDTCIGCGVCASICPDVFEMDDDGKAKVIMEETDLECAKEAAESCPTGSITIEE, from the coding sequence ATGAAGGTTAAGCTCGATAAGGACACATGCATTGGGTGTGGAGTTTGTGCAAGCATCTGTCCAGACGTTTTTGAAATGGACGACGATGGAAAGGCAAAGGTCATTATGGAAGAGACAGACCTTGAGTGTGCAAAAGAGGCAGCTGAGAGCTGCCCAACAGGATCAATTACCATCGAGGAGTGA